One Synechococcus sp. PROS-9-1 DNA window includes the following coding sequences:
- a CDS encoding 4-hydroxybenzoate polyprenyltransferase, with product MLFRQILAPWVALLRWNKPSGRLILLIPAGWSLWLTPNAPPSGALVVMIMLGGLAVSGAGCIANDLWDRRIDLHVERTKQRPLAQGSLSVAQAVVALIVLLVISLIVVLSLPASVRNLCLLLACFALPPILIYPSAKRWFAYPQAVLALCWGFAVLIPWAAQTGVFNGGWPLAGCWVATLLWTFSFDTVYAMADRPDDARMDLNSSALTLGSSVLRVVGVTYGLSMLALAVAAAFAGIGVIFWPFWLVVAFGMQRATRALKSVKQQPMSAYGVHFSHQVRLGALLLLGLVLGRLG from the coding sequence ATGTTGTTTCGTCAAATCTTGGCTCCATGGGTTGCCCTTTTGCGTTGGAACAAGCCCAGCGGAAGACTGATCTTGCTGATTCCAGCTGGTTGGAGTCTCTGGCTCACTCCGAATGCACCGCCCTCAGGGGCCCTCGTGGTGATGATCATGCTCGGCGGCCTGGCGGTCAGTGGGGCTGGCTGTATTGCCAATGACTTATGGGATCGCCGCATCGATCTCCATGTGGAACGCACCAAACAGCGTCCACTCGCACAGGGAAGTTTGAGCGTTGCCCAGGCCGTCGTTGCGTTGATCGTGCTGCTGGTCATCAGTTTGATCGTGGTGCTGAGCTTGCCGGCTTCCGTGCGCAACCTCTGCCTTTTGCTGGCTTGTTTCGCCCTGCCGCCAATCTTGATCTATCCGTCCGCTAAGCGTTGGTTCGCCTACCCCCAAGCGGTCCTGGCTTTGTGCTGGGGTTTCGCGGTGTTGATTCCTTGGGCGGCTCAAACCGGAGTTTTTAACGGCGGTTGGCCCCTGGCAGGTTGTTGGGTTGCCACCCTGCTTTGGACGTTTTCTTTTGACACGGTGTACGCGATGGCGGATCGTCCGGATGACGCCCGGATGGATTTAAACAGCAGCGCACTGACCCTTGGTTCGTCTGTCTTGCGCGTCGTGGGTGTCACCTATGGGCTCTCGATGCTGGCCCTGGCTGTTGCCGCTGCTTTCGCAGGAATCGGAGTTATTTTCTGGCCGTTCTGGTTGGTGGTGGCCTTCGGGATGCAGCGTGCAACTCGAGCGCTTAAAAGTGTGAAGCAGCAGCCCATGTCGGCGTATGGCGTTCATTTCAGTCACCAGGTTCGTTTGGGCGCACTGTTGTTGTTGGGTCTTGTTCTCGGGCGGCTGGGCTGA